From a region of the Salvelinus alpinus chromosome 2, SLU_Salpinus.1, whole genome shotgun sequence genome:
- the LOC139554520 gene encoding tubby-related protein 1-like: protein MSAEKKPKKKKAETASSATNGADAKPKKPKSKKSDDLSGEESPAVQNGKKVKKKKADEEKTETEKVKEKGKGIEKEKDEPKKKTKSVPKKKKGSDTEDDDDDDEEETPQKKTKKKTTKEGSEKDGKEKKSKAKDDKESDKKSKKDTKKKEPASLFSVNGDKDKSDSKSKKKAAKSDSEDSEPETKSSKSKSKKKENANPASMFSAGGEKDKDKDKDKDKDKDKDKKKKKKSKSSDSDDSDSEAEKGKKKKGKGKKKKEERPPSPDIEFDSLEEFVLQPAQQGVTVKCKVTRDQRGLDKGLYPTYYLHLDNEKKVFLLAGRKRKKSTTSNYLISIDPTDLSRGGENFIGKLRSNYLGTKFTVFDNALHPDRALPDMSNARQELAAIIYETNVLGMKGPRRLTVIIPGMGKDSERVPIRPRSDNDGLLMKFQNRKLDNLIELHNKTPTWNEETASHVLNFNGRVTQASIKNFQIVHSKDLDYIVMQFGRVADDAFTLDYSYPMCAVQAFAIALSSFDGKITCE, encoded by the exons AAGCCAAAGAAGAAGAAGGCAGAGACAGCGAGCTCAGCCACCAATGGTGCCGACGCAAAGCCCAAAAAGCCCAAGAGCAAGAAGAGCGATGACCTGTCTGGAGAGGAGAGTCCTGCAGTTCAAA ATGGAAAAAAGGTAAAGAAAAAGAAAGCAGATGAAGAAAAAACTGAAACAGAAAAAGTGAAAGAGAAGGGGAAAGGGATAGAAAAAGAGAAAGACGAGCCaaagaagaaaacaaaaagtgTGCCAAAGAAAAAGAAAG GTTCAGATACAGAAGATGACGACGATGATGATGAGGAAGAGACTCCACAAAAGAAGACAAAGAAAAAGACCACAAAGGAAGGTTCTGAAAAAGATGGCAAAGAGAAGAAATCCAAAGCTAAAG ATGACAAAGAGTCTGACAAAAAATCAAAGAAAGACACCAAGAAAAAGGAACcagcttctctcttctctgtaaaTGGAGATAAGGATAAGTCAGACTCCAAGAGCAAGAAGAAAG CAGCCAAATCAGATAGTGAAGACAGCGAACCAGAAACCAAGTCCAGCAAGTCAAAATCAAAGAAGAAGGAGAACGCCAACCCAGCATCCATGTTCTCAGCAGGGGGGGAAAAGGACAAGGACAAAGACAAGGACAAAGACAAGGACAAAGACaaggacaagaagaagaagaagaaaagcaAGT CATCAGACAGTGATGATTCTGACTCCGAGGCAGAAAAAGGAAAAAAGAAAAAGGGAAAAGGGAAGAAGAAAAAG gaggagaggcctccgTCCCCGGACATTGAGTTTGACAGCCTGGAGGAGTTTGTTCTGCAGCCAGCCCAGCAGGGGGTGACTGTCAAATGCAAGGTGACCCGGGACCAGAGGGGCTTGGACAAAGGCCTATACCCCACATACTATCTCCACCTGGACAATGAAAAGAAG GTCTTTCTACTGGCTGGGAGAAAACGAAAGAAAAGCACAACCTCCAATTACCTTATCTCCATAGACCCCACAGACTTGTCTCGGGGTGGAGAAAATTTCATTGGAAAGTTGAG GTCCAACTACTTGGGCACGAAGTTCACAGTGTTTGATAATGCACTGCACCCAGACAGAGCTCTACCAGACATGTCCAACGCTCGCCAAGAATTAGCAGCCATTATTTAC GAAACAAATGTCTTGGGAATGAAGGGTCCCAGAAGGCTGACCGTTATCATCCCAGGGATGGGAAAGGACAGTGAACGAGTACCCATCCGACCTCGCAGT GACAACGATGGTTTACTGATGAAGTTCCAGAATAGAAAGTTGGACAATCTAATCGAACTCCACAACAAGACCCCCACGTGGAACGAGGAGACGGCGTCCCATGTGCTGAACTTCAACGGCAGGGTCACACAGGCCTCCATCAAGAACTTTCAGATTGTTCACAGCAAGGATT TGGACTATATTGTGATGCAGTTTGGACGAGTAGCAGACGATGCCTTCACTCTGGACTATAGCTACCCTATGTGTGCAGTGCAGGCCTTTGCCATCGCTCTATCAAGCTTCGATGGCAAAATAACCTGTGAATAA